The proteins below are encoded in one region of Brassica napus cultivar Da-Ae chromosome A6, Da-Ae, whole genome shotgun sequence:
- the LOC106397095 gene encoding transcription factor bHLH71: MTLEALSSNGLLNFLLSESLSPTPLKSLLDLEPAPENDIIIIPKNTIPEMSQQEPASRQPPPASRGKKRRRRKPRVCKNEEEAENQRITHIAVERNRRRQMNQHLSVLRSLMPQPFSQKGDQASIVGGAIDFIKELEHQLLSLEVQKLQKDKLSQTVTSSTSQDSNCEPENPHLSLSQFFLHSYDPSQENRNGSTSSVKTAMEDLEVTLIETHANIRILSRRRGFQWTSVVATTGPPQLSKLVAALQSLSLSVLHLSVTTLETFAIYSISTKVEESCQLSSVDDIAGAVHHMLSIIEEEPFCCSTIPELPFTFPLNHTNATHSL; the protein is encoded by the exons ATGACACTAGAAGCTTTATCATCAAACGGTCTCTTAAACTTTTTGCTCTCCGAGTCTCTTTCACCAACCCCACTCAAGTCTCTCCTCGATCTCGAGCCAGCGCCGGAAAatgacatcatcatcattcCCAAGAACACAATTCCGGAGATGTCTCAACAAGAACCAGCGTCACGGCAGCCACCACCGGCTAGCAGAGGGAAGaagcggaggaggaggaagccTAGGGTTtgcaaaaacgaagaagaagctgagaaTCAACGAATAACTCACATCGCGGTAGAAAGAAATCGAAGAAGACAAATGAATCAACATCTCTCTGTCTTAAGATCTCTCATGCCTCAACCTTTTTCTCAAAAG GGGGATCAAGCTTCAATAGTTGGTGGAGCCATAGATTTCATCAAAGAACTTGAACATCAGTTACTATCTCTTGAAGTTCAAAAGCTTCAAAAGGACAAACTAAGCCAGACGGTTACGTCTTCAACAAGTCAAGACTCAAACTGCGAACCTGAGAATCCTCACCTGTCTCTATCACAGTTCTTTCTCCACTCGTACGATCCAAGCCAGGAGAATAGAAATGGCTCAACAAGCTCGGTGAAAACCGCTATGGAGGATCTTGAAGTGACTCTAATAGAAACTCATGCTAACATCAGAATCCTGTCAAGAAGAAGAGGTTTCCAATGGACCTCGGTGGTGGCTACCACCGGGCCACCGCAACTTTCAAAGCTAGTGGCTGCTCTACAGTCACTCTCCCTCTCCGTGCTTCACCTCAGTGTCACAACATTAGAAACTTTTGCTATTTACTCAATCAGCACTAAG GTGGAAGAGAGTTGCCAGCTAAGTTCAGTAGATGACATTGCAGGAGCAGTTCATCACATGCTAAGTATCATTGAAGAGGAACCTTTTTGTTGTTCAACAATCCCAGAGTTACCCTTTACTTTCCCTTTAAATCACACAAATGCCACTCATTCTCTCTGA